A window of Halomonas sp. GFAJ-1 contains these coding sequences:
- a CDS encoding peptidase M50, with the protein MSASLYSDQWHRVSHLAPRLRKHTSIHRHDYRGAPWYVLFDALTGQAHRFTPEAYQVIGRLDGSSTLQSIWDDVSYEIGDEMPTQDELIGLIAKLHHANILAGYHDIDIEELSQRRRQGRLKKIKQVLRSPLGVKIPLVDPDAFINATYPYVRPFLSIWGALIWIAVIGFAVVLAAMHWGALTDNLADRVLGLNNLLLMALVYPVIKVIHELGHAWTTKDTGGEVHEIGVMFLVFFPVPYVDASAAAVCPEKRQRMLVGAAGILVELFIAALAMMVWLLAEPGLLRSIMFNIMVIAGISTLLFNGNPLLRFDAYYVLSDWLEIPNFGQRANQQLGYLIKRFLLKKRDTTSSADSPKESFWLVLYAVTSFIYRMFLMVFIAIFVATSYFFIGVILAIWSLYMALILPSLKILKEMVVGTQLEGYKMRAWLWLVSVLLAIVAVLFLIPLPHSSVVHGVVDSREPTNVRVGASGELRQWWVEDGERVEEGQLMADLYAPELTSEVARLEGQRREAEFRMQATVRNPQAIAIERENLSLIENRLADAQLRAAGTRVVSPRNGQVNLDQERIDLGQFIPRGQTIGTVIQDSDLRIRSLLPGHLQPLIVNDLQEVKLKLPGHNREFESALLGISPSATRDIPSITLTRQGGGQVALDPEQAQELIAYRQHYTLDVDASSLIDAETHLALDSRVFIKLIHTPSPIGFRLWDNIRRNFLSLFDR; encoded by the coding sequence ATGAGTGCTTCACTTTATAGCGATCAATGGCATCGTGTTTCCCACCTTGCACCGCGGCTGCGTAAACATACCAGCATACATCGTCACGATTATCGCGGTGCGCCTTGGTATGTTTTATTTGACGCTCTCACAGGACAAGCCCACCGTTTTACACCGGAGGCATATCAAGTCATTGGTCGTCTGGATGGCTCCTCTACGCTGCAAAGCATCTGGGATGATGTCAGCTACGAAATCGGCGATGAGATGCCAACACAAGATGAGTTGATAGGACTCATTGCGAAATTACATCATGCTAATATTCTTGCGGGGTATCACGATATTGATATCGAAGAACTCTCGCAACGAAGACGCCAAGGGCGCCTGAAAAAAATTAAGCAGGTCTTACGTTCTCCGCTGGGCGTGAAAATTCCGCTTGTTGATCCTGATGCCTTTATCAATGCCACTTATCCTTATGTAAGGCCATTCTTAAGTATCTGGGGGGCTCTGATCTGGATTGCTGTTATTGGCTTTGCAGTTGTATTAGCGGCGATGCATTGGGGGGCATTAACAGATAACCTTGCGGATAGAGTTTTAGGCCTTAATAACCTCTTACTCATGGCATTGGTCTATCCCGTTATTAAGGTTATTCATGAGCTAGGACATGCTTGGACAACTAAGGATACGGGTGGGGAAGTACACGAAATTGGTGTAATGTTTTTAGTGTTTTTTCCTGTACCCTATGTTGATGCATCGGCAGCTGCGGTATGTCCTGAAAAGAGACAGAGGATGTTAGTAGGTGCTGCAGGTATTTTAGTTGAGCTTTTTATTGCTGCGCTGGCCATGATGGTATGGCTATTAGCTGAGCCAGGTCTGTTACGGTCGATAATGTTTAACATTATGGTCATTGCTGGCATTTCTACACTGCTGTTTAACGGTAACCCTCTTTTGCGCTTTGATGCCTATTATGTGTTATCAGACTGGTTAGAAATTCCTAATTTTGGACAGCGCGCGAATCAGCAGCTTGGGTATCTAATTAAGCGATTCTTATTGAAAAAACGCGATACTACAAGCTCTGCAGATTCTCCCAAAGAGTCTTTTTGGCTTGTCCTATATGCGGTTACTTCTTTTATATATCGCATGTTTTTAATGGTGTTTATTGCTATTTTTGTAGCAACTAGCTACTTCTTTATAGGTGTGATACTCGCTATTTGGTCTCTTTATATGGCGCTAATTCTACCGAGTTTGAAAATCTTGAAGGAGATGGTTGTGGGCACGCAACTTGAAGGCTACAAAATGCGAGCCTGGCTTTGGCTTGTGAGCGTTTTGCTCGCAATTGTGGCAGTTCTATTTCTGATTCCGTTGCCTCACTCTTCGGTGGTTCATGGCGTTGTAGACAGCCGAGAACCTACAAATGTACGTGTCGGCGCTTCTGGCGAGCTGCGTCAGTGGTGGGTCGAAGATGGGGAGCGTGTTGAAGAAGGGCAATTAATGGCTGACCTTTATGCGCCTGAGCTGACAAGCGAAGTTGCTCGGCTTGAAGGTCAGAGGCGAGAGGCAGAGTTTCGTATGCAGGCAACTGTTCGTAACCCTCAAGCGATTGCCATCGAGCGTGAGAATTTAAGTTTGATTGAAAATCGGCTTGCGGACGCGCAGCTAAGAGCTGCAGGGACACGCGTAGTGAGTCCAAGAAATGGCCAAGTGAACTTGGATCAAGAGCGTATAGATCTTGGCCAGTTTATCCCACGTGGCCAAACGATTGGGACTGTCATTCAAGATAGTGATTTGCGTATTCGGTCGCTCTTGCCCGGTCACTTACAGCCTTTGATTGTTAACGATCTACAAGAGGTCAAGCTTAAGTTGCCGGGGCATAACCGTGAATTTGAAAGTGCACTGCTGGGAATATCACCGAGTGCGACACGTGATATACCTAGTATAACCCTTACTAGGCAGGGGGGAGGACAAGTAGCGTTAGATCCCGAGCAGGCTCAAGAGCTTATAGCTTATCGGCAGCATTACACATTAGATGTTGATGCAAGCTCATTGATAGACGCAGAGACGCACCTAGCGCTCGACAGTCGTGTTTTTATCAAGCTGATACATACGCCTTCCCCCATAGGTTTTCGGCTTTGGGACAATATTAGACGAAACTTTTTGTCACTTTTTGACCGATGA
- a CDS encoding preprotein translocase subunit SecA — protein MLFALNRYPVNGVDRPEKVVQPPSWLDQLWAWITAHVHLPSVLSLFALKTLLPFIHYYGKKLHRLSDGALDQYIHDQRQQLLKTGVNIINVVRNFALIREVARRELHMPHRDVQLLGGMSLMRGCMTEMQTGEGKTLTATLAAATAAMAGIPVHVVTVNDYLSKRDAELMLPIYDRLGLNVHAVVHDMSSAERRQAYRADITYCTSKELVFDYLRDMKRFENVRSPLQAHAANLQSRLSTRLLLLRGLHFAIVDEADSVLLDEARTPLILSTEDDGNHDLGLPLIHASLEMTEEFKKGEHFDIEKGVLFLTVKGKEVLSDKIAVQRRARQLHLIEKAKLEWLAHQALVAKHQIIKDRHYLVRDGKILIIDEHNGRVLSDRRWAKGLQQLLEVLEGCERTPPNVTIAQITFQRFFRRYHHLSGMTGTAKEVKKELWQTYGRPFLPVPPHQKNRRQKGNIYNFKDNHSRWEWIAQQALEKSSQGRPVLITTVNVNDSEELSALLVDSIPHHDVLNARQDNNEADVIARAGYSGSVTIATSIAGRGTDIKLDDAAKALGGLHIIAAGLHDAGRIDRQIEGRCARQGDPGSIEWAISEEDAILDELQGWHKHVGGLYKRQKKAQRLREKRHAHQRARMLRADWKSSERLGFSGRLE, from the coding sequence ATGTTGTTTGCACTAAATCGCTATCCTGTTAATGGTGTCGATCGACCAGAAAAAGTGGTACAGCCACCTAGTTGGTTAGATCAACTGTGGGCATGGATTACTGCTCACGTGCATTTGCCTTCAGTACTATCACTTTTTGCTCTGAAAACACTTCTTCCCTTCATACATTACTATGGCAAAAAACTCCATCGTTTAAGCGATGGAGCGCTAGATCAGTATATACATGACCAAAGGCAGCAATTACTTAAAACGGGTGTCAATATTATTAATGTGGTCAGAAATTTTGCGCTAATACGAGAGGTTGCTCGACGAGAGCTTCATATGCCGCACCGAGATGTCCAGTTATTAGGTGGCATGTCACTTATGCGTGGTTGCATGACAGAAATGCAAACAGGTGAAGGTAAAACACTCACCGCGACCTTAGCGGCTGCCACTGCTGCAATGGCAGGCATTCCCGTGCATGTTGTAACCGTGAACGATTATTTATCCAAACGTGATGCCGAACTGATGCTGCCCATTTACGATCGCCTTGGGCTGAATGTGCATGCTGTTGTACACGATATGTCCAGTGCTGAGCGTCGACAAGCGTACCGGGCGGATATTACGTATTGCACGAGTAAAGAGCTTGTTTTTGATTATTTACGTGATATGAAACGTTTCGAAAATGTACGGTCGCCTTTGCAAGCGCATGCTGCCAACTTGCAAAGTCGCTTGTCAACTCGCCTGCTTTTGCTGCGGGGACTACATTTCGCTATTGTAGATGAGGCCGATAGTGTATTGCTCGACGAAGCGAGAACCCCCTTAATACTATCAACCGAAGATGACGGGAATCATGACCTTGGACTTCCGCTGATTCATGCATCACTTGAAATGACAGAAGAATTTAAAAAAGGAGAGCATTTTGATATTGAAAAAGGTGTTCTTTTCTTAACTGTTAAAGGCAAAGAAGTACTTTCGGATAAAATCGCTGTACAAAGACGCGCGCGACAACTTCATTTAATAGAAAAAGCAAAACTAGAATGGTTGGCGCATCAGGCGTTAGTCGCTAAACATCAAATTATTAAAGACCGTCACTACTTAGTAAGAGATGGCAAAATTCTCATTATTGATGAGCATAATGGTAGGGTGCTTTCAGATCGGCGTTGGGCAAAAGGCTTGCAGCAATTGCTGGAGGTTCTGGAAGGGTGCGAGCGTACACCTCCTAACGTGACAATTGCACAAATTACCTTTCAGCGATTCTTTCGCCGTTACCATCACCTTTCAGGCATGACCGGTACTGCTAAAGAAGTGAAAAAAGAATTGTGGCAAACCTACGGGCGCCCCTTTTTGCCTGTGCCACCACATCAAAAAAATCGTCGTCAAAAAGGCAATATTTATAACTTTAAGGACAATCACTCTCGCTGGGAGTGGATAGCTCAGCAAGCCTTAGAGAAGTCTAGTCAGGGTAGGCCTGTTTTAATTACCACCGTTAACGTCAATGACTCTGAGGAGTTATCTGCGCTGCTAGTGGATTCCATCCCACACCATGACGTACTAAATGCTCGTCAAGATAATAACGAAGCAGACGTAATAGCTCGCGCTGGGTATTCAGGTTCAGTGACAATCGCCACCAGCATAGCTGGACGTGGCACAGATATAAAACTTGATGACGCAGCTAAAGCATTAGGTGGGCTACACATTATTGCAGCCGGCTTGCATGATGCAGGCAGAATTGATCGTCAGATTGAAGGACGGTGTGCGAGGCAAGGCGATCCTGGTTCGATTGAATGGGCTATCAGTGAAGAAGATGCGATCTTGGATGAGCTGCAGGGATGGCATAAACACGTGGGCGGACTTTATAAGCGGCAAAAAAAAGCTCAGCGTTTGCGTGAGAAACGTCATGCTCATCAACGAGCGCGTATGCTGCGAGCTGATTGGAAAAGTAGTGAACGATTAGGGTTTAGCGGTCGTCTGGAGTGA
- a CDS encoding efflux transporter periplasmic adaptor subunit → MVKISALVSFPLVVSTLLVAPSISHADIQAVSCLVGPSRSAVLSSGVPGLLETINVQRGEEVERDQVLFSLNSDVEEASLALESARVAFAQRTLQRNQRLIERGILSESERDEMDTELSMARLQAGLAEARIADRMIQAPFPGIIASLDSEEGEYIDNTPVMQLVQMDPLELELVLPLNAFGRFSVGEVLDVELIEPIGEIMPAEITSIDRFIDPSSGTFVIYLTLDNAENTIPPGINCRLPNGW, encoded by the coding sequence ATGGTTAAAATAAGCGCATTAGTATCATTTCCTCTCGTGGTTTCCACATTGCTCGTGGCACCATCAATTTCTCACGCAGATATTCAGGCCGTCAGCTGCCTGGTGGGACCAAGCAGATCCGCTGTGTTGTCTAGTGGAGTGCCTGGGCTGTTAGAAACGATAAATGTACAACGCGGTGAAGAGGTAGAAAGAGACCAGGTGTTGTTTAGTTTGAATAGCGATGTTGAGGAAGCTAGCCTCGCACTTGAGTCTGCTCGTGTCGCATTCGCACAGCGTACGCTACAGCGCAATCAGAGGCTAATAGAGCGAGGCATTTTGAGCGAAAGTGAACGTGATGAAATGGATACTGAATTGAGTATGGCTAGGCTGCAGGCGGGTTTGGCGGAGGCAAGGATTGCGGATCGCATGATCCAGGCTCCATTTCCAGGCATTATCGCTTCATTAGATAGTGAGGAAGGAGAGTATATAGACAACACTCCTGTTATGCAGCTTGTCCAAATGGATCCACTTGAGCTTGAGCTGGTGCTTCCTCTAAATGCATTTGGTCGATTCTCAGTAGGCGAGGTATTAGACGTCGAACTGATTGAACCTATAGGGGAAATTATGCCTGCTGAGATTACCAGTATCGATCGCTTCATTGATCCTTCAAGTGGTACGTTTGTTATCTACTTAACATTGGATAACGCTGAAAACACGATTCCGCCCGGTATTAATTGTCGCTTGCCCAATGGTTGGTAA
- a CDS encoding transposase has product MAKNVVEAGCCSIRLACQVFGISETCYRYQAKLSHENAVIADWLVRLTHNQRNWGFGLCYLYLRNVKGFRWNHKRVYRIYRALELNLRIKPKKRLVREKPAPLVVPTALNDCWSMDFMHDQLADGRTYRLFNVIDDYNREGLIIDADFSLPAERVIRSLNQLIEWRGRPKAIRCDNGPEYISGKLTRWAKQNGIELLYIQPGKPQQNAYIERYNRTVRYDWLSHYLFDSIAEVQDFATRWLWTYNHERPNMALGGITPKQKVTMAA; this is encoded by the coding sequence ATGGCAAAGAATGTCGTTGAGGCCGGCTGCTGTAGTATTCGGCTGGCCTGTCAGGTTTTCGGGATCAGTGAAACCTGTTACCGCTATCAGGCGAAGCTTAGCCATGAGAACGCTGTTATCGCTGACTGGCTAGTGCGCCTGACCCACAATCAGCGTAACTGGGGCTTTGGGCTGTGTTACTTGTATCTGCGCAACGTGAAAGGCTTTCGCTGGAACCATAAGCGTGTCTACCGAATTTACCGGGCATTGGAGCTGAACTTACGCATCAAGCCGAAAAAGCGACTGGTGCGTGAAAAGCCAGCGCCATTGGTCGTACCCACTGCTTTAAACGACTGCTGGTCGATGGACTTCATGCATGATCAGTTGGCCGATGGCCGAACGTATCGGTTGTTCAACGTGATCGATGATTACAACCGGGAAGGCCTGATCATTGATGCTGACTTCTCACTGCCAGCAGAGCGCGTGATACGCTCCTTAAACCAGTTGATCGAATGGCGTGGCCGGCCTAAAGCCATTCGATGCGACAACGGCCCGGAATACATCAGTGGCAAACTAACCCGCTGGGCGAAGCAAAACGGCATTGAGCTGCTGTACATTCAACCTGGCAAACCACAGCAGAATGCCTACATTGAACGCTACAATCGAACAGTCCGTTATGATTGGTTGAGCCATTATCTGTTCGACTCAATCGCTGAAGTACAGGATTTTGCCACACGCTGGCTCTGGACGTACAACCACGAGCGACCGAACATGGCATTGGGTGGGATAACACCCAAACAGAAAGTGACTATGGCTGCCTAA
- a CDS encoding transposase, whose product MAILKQAESGVPVPELCREHGMSSASFYKWRSKYGGMDTSMMKRLKELEDENQRLKKMYAEERLKAELRQEALEGKW is encoded by the coding sequence ATGGCGATTTTGAAGCAGGCTGAGTCTGGTGTGCCTGTCCCCGAACTATGTCGCGAGCACGGCATGAGCAGCGCCTCATTTTATAAATGGCGCTCCAAGTACGGTGGTATGGACACGTCCATGATGAAGCGCCTCAAGGAGTTGGAAGACGAGAACCAGCGCCTCAAGAAGATGTATGCCGAAGAGCGGTTGAAGGCAGAGCTGCGCCAGGAAGCCCTCGAGGGAAAGTGGTAA
- a CDS encoding transposase: protein MLTATKVRIYPTPEQADFLNQQFGAVRFTYNKALHIISSQYKRHGTKLRAKKDLKPLLAVAKKSRNYHWLKAFDSIALQQACINLDRAFQNFFNPQLKARYPRFKRKHGKQSSYHCTSVKAGDDWIKVPKLTPIKARIHREIAGTLKSITLTRTPTGKYFASLLVEDGVEATAPLQTVETVLGVDMGLTHLAIDSTGRKVANPRFLKLASANLRRKQKALSRCQKGSKRRTKARLMLAKAHERLANVRADFQHKLSRQLIDDNQAVVVETLSVKNMLKNRKLAKHIADASWSRLIEKLAYKAKQQGKHLVRIDQWFASSKTCAGCGHKVEQMPLSVRTWDCPSCGTKAIDRDVNAAITIRQQGILKLKAEGLSVSAHRGLCKTGHAPAAA from the coding sequence GTGTTAACAGCCACCAAAGTACGCATCTACCCCACCCCCGAACAGGCTGATTTCTTGAATCAGCAATTCGGGGCGGTGCGGTTTACGTACAACAAGGCACTGCACATTATCAGCTCGCAGTACAAGCGCCATGGCACCAAGCTGCGCGCTAAGAAAGACCTCAAGCCGTTGTTGGCGGTGGCGAAGAAGTCTCGCAACTACCACTGGCTCAAAGCGTTTGATTCTATCGCACTGCAACAGGCGTGCATTAATCTGGATCGCGCCTTCCAGAACTTCTTTAACCCCCAGCTTAAAGCCCGCTATCCGCGCTTTAAACGCAAGCATGGCAAGCAATCGAGCTATCACTGCACCAGCGTTAAGGCGGGTGATGACTGGATCAAAGTCCCCAAGCTTACGCCGATTAAAGCCCGAATCCATCGAGAGATCGCCGGCACGCTGAAAAGCATCACACTGACCCGCACCCCCACAGGCAAGTATTTTGCCTCGCTGCTGGTGGAGGATGGTGTGGAGGCAACCGCACCGCTGCAAACGGTGGAGACGGTGCTGGGGGTCGATATGGGCTTAACGCATCTGGCCATCGACTCCACTGGCCGCAAGGTCGCCAATCCTCGCTTCTTGAAGCTGGCGTCTGCCAACCTACGCCGCAAGCAGAAAGCGCTTTCACGCTGCCAGAAAGGTAGCAAGCGCCGTACGAAAGCGCGGCTAATGCTCGCCAAGGCGCACGAGCGGCTGGCGAATGTGCGTGCTGACTTCCAGCACAAACTGTCTCGACAACTCATTGACGACAACCAAGCGGTGGTGGTCGAGACACTGAGCGTGAAAAACATGCTCAAAAACCGCAAGCTGGCCAAGCATATTGCCGATGCCAGTTGGAGCAGGTTGATCGAAAAACTGGCGTATAAGGCGAAGCAGCAAGGCAAGCATCTGGTCAGAATCGACCAATGGTTCGCCAGCTCCAAAACCTGCGCGGGCTGCGGCCACAAAGTCGAACAAATGCCCCTCAGTGTCCGCACCTGGGATTGCCCAAGCTGTGGCACAAAGGCGATTGACCGTGACGTAAACGCCGCGATCACTATTCGCCAGCAAGGCATTTTAAAATTAAAGGCGGAAGGGCTGTCCGTCTCTGCCCATCGAGGCCTGTGTAAGACCGGTCACGCACCGGCTGCGGCCTAA
- a CDS encoding HNH endonuclease: MPCSEKRARLLLARGRAVVHKRYPFTLRLKDRIGGDTQPLRLGIDPGSKTTGLSLMRESDGEQRHVLCLFELTHRGYQIKKALQQRAAFRRRRRSANLRYRAPRFNNRTKPKGWLAPSLQHRVDTTMAWVQRLGKLAPITALDQELVHFDTQKLENPEISGIEYQQGTLLGYEIREYLLEKWGRECAYCGDTETPLEIEHVVPHSRGGSNRISNLTLSCHPCNQEKDSQALTRFFATSNGLKRRLKANGHTADARLDRVQRQLKQPLRDASAVNATRWALFNALKATNLPVSVASSGRTKYNRQRLGIPKTHALDAACIGAFGTLNDWQVPTLTIKAMGRGSYQRTRLTKHGFPRGYLMRQKQLKGFQTGDMVKAIVTTGKRAGTHTGRVAVRKTGSFNIQTENGAVQGISYKYCTVIQRGDGYAYHLLSSINHKGGAEQAVA; encoded by the coding sequence ATGCCGTGCAGTGAAAAGCGCGCTCGGTTACTGCTTGCTCGGGGTCGGGCGGTGGTGCATAAACGCTACCCGTTCACGCTTCGACTGAAAGATCGTATCGGCGGTGACACGCAGCCGTTACGCCTGGGCATCGACCCAGGTAGCAAAACCACGGGGCTTTCGCTGATGCGGGAATCAGATGGCGAGCAGCGCCATGTGCTGTGCCTGTTTGAGCTTACGCATCGCGGCTACCAGATCAAAAAAGCACTGCAACAGCGCGCCGCCTTTCGGCGTCGCCGCCGCAGTGCAAACCTGCGCTACCGCGCCCCGCGCTTTAACAACCGCACCAAGCCTAAAGGTTGGTTGGCACCGTCGTTGCAGCATCGTGTCGATACCACGATGGCCTGGGTACAGCGGCTAGGAAAACTGGCCCCGATCACCGCACTGGATCAAGAGTTAGTGCACTTTGATACGCAAAAGCTGGAAAACCCAGAGATCAGCGGTATCGAATACCAGCAAGGCACACTGCTGGGGTACGAAATCCGCGAGTACCTGCTGGAAAAATGGGGCCGGGAATGTGCCTACTGTGGCGACACCGAGACACCATTGGAAATTGAGCATGTGGTGCCGCACTCTCGCGGTGGCTCCAATCGCATCAGCAATTTAACCTTGAGCTGCCACCCCTGTAACCAGGAAAAGGATAGCCAGGCGCTTACCCGTTTTTTCGCCACAAGCAACGGTTTGAAGCGCCGACTGAAAGCCAACGGCCACACTGCCGACGCTCGCCTGGATCGCGTGCAGCGCCAATTGAAACAACCGCTGCGCGATGCCAGTGCAGTCAACGCCACACGCTGGGCGCTGTTTAATGCGCTCAAAGCCACTAACCTTCCCGTATCGGTGGCCAGTAGTGGCCGCACCAAATACAACCGCCAGCGGCTGGGCATCCCTAAAACCCATGCCTTAGATGCCGCCTGTATCGGTGCGTTCGGCACGCTGAACGACTGGCAGGTGCCCACTTTAACCATCAAAGCGATGGGGCGCGGCAGCTACCAGCGCACTCGCCTGACCAAACACGGCTTTCCGCGTGGCTATTTAATGCGGCAAAAGCAGTTAAAAGGCTTTCAGACGGGCGATATGGTCAAAGCCATCGTGACGACCGGCAAGAGGGCCGGCACCCATACCGGCCGCGTCGCAGTGCGCAAAACCGGCAGTTTTAACATCCAAACCGAAAATGGTGCCGTACAAGGTATTTCCTACAAATACTGCACTGTCATCCAACGCGGTGATGGCTACGCCTACCACCTCTTATCATCCATTAACCACAAAGGAGGCGCGGAGCAGGCGGTAGCGTAA
- a CDS encoding glutamate dehydrogenase, protein MPYVHDTLTRLAKSSPAQSEFYQATEEVLECLRPLFERAPHYHQHSIIERIVEPERQIMFRVSWVDDAGRVQVNKGYRVQFNSALGPYKGGLRFHPSVTSGIIKFLGFEQIFKNALTGLPIGGGKGGSDFDPKGKSDNEIMRFCQSFMTELHRHIGPHSDVPAGDIGVGSREIGYLFGQYKRLTGRYEGVLTGKGLNWGGSLGRKEATGYGAVYFAENMLTARGEALRGKTCLVSGAGNVAIYTIEKLCELGAKPVTCSDSTGTIHDPSGIDLGLLKQLKEVQRVSLENYLHDHPDAQFISVRDYPQDGHAVWRIEGDAAFPCATQNELTEADANALLANGVNCVSEGANMPSTKEAVDRFLEAKIAYGPGKAANAGGVATSQLEMAQNSSMEQWPLEKVDEKLKQIMADIHRQCAETAEEFGEPDNLVLGANIAGFRKVADAMIEQGVT, encoded by the coding sequence ATGCCCTATGTCCACGATACGCTGACACGTTTAGCGAAAAGTAGCCCTGCACAGTCAGAGTTTTATCAAGCCACTGAAGAAGTGTTGGAGTGTCTTCGTCCACTGTTTGAGCGTGCGCCGCATTATCACCAGCACAGTATCATTGAGCGCATCGTCGAGCCTGAACGCCAAATTATGTTCCGCGTTAGCTGGGTGGATGATGCTGGTCGCGTTCAAGTGAATAAAGGGTACCGCGTACAGTTTAATTCCGCGCTCGGGCCTTATAAGGGTGGTTTGCGGTTCCATCCTAGTGTGACGTCTGGAATCATCAAGTTTCTGGGGTTTGAGCAGATTTTTAAAAACGCACTGACCGGTTTGCCGATTGGCGGTGGTAAAGGTGGTTCTGACTTCGATCCTAAGGGCAAGTCTGACAACGAAATCATGCGTTTTTGTCAGTCGTTTATGACGGAGCTTCACCGTCATATTGGCCCGCATTCCGATGTGCCTGCGGGTGATATTGGCGTTGGTTCAAGGGAGATAGGCTATCTGTTTGGCCAATATAAGCGTTTGACTGGCCGTTACGAAGGTGTACTGACTGGTAAAGGGCTTAACTGGGGTGGCTCGCTGGGCCGCAAAGAGGCAACCGGCTACGGTGCGGTTTACTTTGCCGAGAACATGCTCACCGCCCGGGGTGAAGCGTTGCGCGGTAAAACGTGTTTGGTGTCGGGCGCGGGCAACGTGGCTATTTATACTATTGAAAAGCTGTGCGAGCTGGGCGCTAAGCCGGTGACGTGCAGTGATTCCACCGGCACGATTCACGATCCTAGCGGTATCGATTTAGGCTTACTCAAGCAGTTAAAAGAAGTACAGCGCGTTTCACTGGAAAACTATCTTCACGACCATCCGGACGCGCAGTTCATTTCGGTACGGGATTATCCGCAGGATGGGCATGCGGTATGGCGCATTGAGGGCGATGCAGCCTTCCCCTGTGCTACCCAAAACGAGCTGACTGAAGCAGACGCTAACGCCTTGTTGGCTAACGGTGTTAACTGCGTAAGCGAAGGCGCCAACATGCCTTCCACCAAAGAGGCCGTAGACCGCTTTTTGGAAGCCAAGATTGCTTACGGCCCAGGTAAGGCGGCTAATGCCGGCGGGGTGGCGACCAGCCAGTTGGAAATGGCGCAAAACAGCAGCATGGAGCAGTGGCCGCTCGAAAAAGTTGACGAGAAGCTGAAGCAAATTATGGCGGATATCCATCGCCAGTGTGCTGAGACAGCGGAAGAGTTTGGCGAGCCCGATAACTTAGTGCTAGGCGCCAATATTGCAGGCTTCCGTAAGGTAGCAGATGCGATGATTGAGCAGGGCGTGACCTAA
- a CDS encoding nucleoside diphosphate kinase regulator (Regulates the synthesis of nucleoside triphosphates for nucleic acid synthesis, CTP for lipid synthesis, and GTP for protein elongation), protein MGQRPPIIINRIDAERLQRLIDNAAEKDLMVAELLEEELLRGEVLDPQEIPEDVVSMNSQIRFTDLTRERQMIRTLVYPHSLESVPDGISVMAPIGAALIGLKIGDVIEWPLPNNTEVRLRVDAIFWQPEREQQFHR, encoded by the coding sequence ATGGGGCAGCGTCCTCCGATTATTATTAACCGTATTGATGCCGAACGGCTTCAGCGCCTGATCGATAATGCCGCTGAGAAAGATTTGATGGTCGCAGAGCTACTCGAAGAGGAGCTGCTGCGCGGTGAAGTGCTGGACCCCCAGGAAATTCCTGAGGATGTGGTAAGTATGAATAGCCAAATACGCTTTACCGATTTGACGCGTGAGCGTCAGATGATTCGCACCCTGGTGTACCCGCACTCGCTGGAAAGCGTGCCCGACGGTATTTCGGTGATGGCGCCCATCGGGGCGGCGTTAATCGGCCTTAAAATAGGCGACGTGATTGAGTGGCCGCTACCCAACAACACTGAAGTACGCCTGCGCGTCGATGCCATTTTCTGGCAGCCTGAACGCGAGCAACAGTTTCATCGCTAG
- a CDS encoding antitermination protein NusG — protein MEEVSGQEDPESKENGEPCWYVIQCKGGESFRAAEHLANQDYEVFHPVLDVQRKRQGKLTTITEPLFPYYLFIRLDQTVSNWRPIRSTRGVLRLLTFGNTPIAVPNALIETLLTQPHRQEGSHRYFSAGEKVTITDGPFKDLEAVFKRCKGEERAIVLLNVLQRPQDIELAVDSLQKREG, from the coding sequence ATGGAAGAAGTATCGGGCCAAGAAGACCCTGAGAGCAAAGAGAACGGTGAACCCTGCTGGTACGTCATCCAGTGCAAAGGTGGCGAGTCTTTTCGCGCAGCTGAGCATCTCGCTAATCAGGATTACGAGGTCTTCCACCCCGTACTAGACGTGCAGCGCAAACGTCAGGGTAAGCTCACCACAATCACCGAGCCGCTCTTCCCTTACTACCTGTTTATTCGCCTGGACCAGACCGTGAGTAACTGGCGCCCCATCCGCTCTACACGGGGCGTATTGCGGCTACTTACCTTCGGCAATACCCCCATTGCGGTGCCCAACGCACTCATCGAAACCTTGTTAACGCAGCCACATCGCCAAGAAGGCAGCCACCGTTATTTTAGCGCCGGTGAGAAAGTCACCATTACCGATGGCCCCTTCAAAGATTTAGAAGCCGTCTTCAAACGCTGCAAAGGCGAAGAGCGCGCAATCGTATTGCTTAATGTGCTGCAACGCCCTCAGGATATCGAACTCGCGGTCGACAGCCTGCAAAAGCGTGAGGGTTAA